The proteins below are encoded in one region of Methanofollis aquaemaris:
- a CDS encoding heparan-alpha-glucosaminide N-acetyltransferase: protein MPLHAGIRNFVTGVFSTHTSGRRFLEIDLLRGAAILMMVLYHLLFDLSYFGIADVEVHTGFWKLFAMVTASLFIALAGLSLPISYARRKDRLTGRALWADYARRGGKIFLYGLLVTLATWLYLGDGFVVFGILHLIGFAIIVAPFFLRLGLWNLPVGAAFILAAVPLSGVNGPYWLLWLGIHPTAFYSVDYVPVIPWLGVALIGMAIGFWLYPEGERRFRIPEMNGRWAAELLALCGRHSLFIYLVHQPVILGLLMGLGLVA from the coding sequence ATGCCGCTCCATGCCGGGATCCGCAACTTTGTGACAGGAGTCTTCTCCACCCATACCTCAGGTCGGCGCTTCCTGGAGATCGATCTCCTGCGCGGCGCGGCGATCCTGATGATGGTCCTCTACCACCTCCTCTTCGACCTCTCCTACTTCGGGATCGCAGACGTGGAGGTGCACACCGGGTTCTGGAAACTCTTCGCCATGGTGACCGCCTCGCTCTTCATCGCCCTCGCCGGACTCTCGCTTCCGATCAGTTATGCCCGCAGAAAAGACCGGCTCACCGGGCGTGCGCTCTGGGCCGACTACGCACGCCGCGGCGGGAAAATTTTCCTGTACGGCCTCCTCGTCACCCTCGCCACCTGGCTCTACCTCGGCGACGGCTTCGTGGTCTTCGGGATCCTCCACCTCATCGGCTTCGCCATCATCGTCGCCCCCTTCTTCCTCAGGCTCGGCCTCTGGAACCTCCCCGTCGGCGCGGCGTTCATCCTCGCCGCCGTCCCGCTCAGCGGAGTCAACGGCCCGTACTGGCTCCTCTGGCTTGGCATCCACCCGACCGCCTTCTACAGCGTCGACTATGTCCCGGTCATCCCCTGGCTCGGCGTGGCCCTCATCGGGATGGCGATCGGGTTCTGGCTCTACCCTGAAGGAGAGAGGCGTTTCAGGATCCCGGAGATGAACGGCCGGTGGGCCGCCGAACTCCTCGCTCTTTGTGGCAGGCACTCGCTCTTCATCTATCTCGTCCACCAACCCGTGATACTGGGGCTGCTGATGGGCCTCGGGCTTGTGGCGTGA